In Haloarcula sp. H-GB4, a single genomic region encodes these proteins:
- a CDS encoding ABC transporter ATP-binding protein, translated as MSDQRQAPPSPSRNAPLLSVRDLTVEFETDAGRLRAVDGVSFDIDRGETVCIVGESGSGKTVTAETLTRLIPMPPGRIVDGSVTFDGRDLVTLSKQELRAVRGNRIAHVFQNPQDALNHCYTVGWQVREAIQLHEDVSKAEAKERAVTLLDQVDIPDASSHYDAYPHELSGGMKQRVAVAMALAANPDLLIADEPTTALDVTIQAQLLDLLKRLQSELGMSILLITHDLGVVAEVAARVVVLYAGAVMEHGSVYDVFESPAHPYTQALFDCLPGRGTTLDTIPGTLPDLHDESAGCQFSDRCAYARETCFTGDQPPLYDLGGGQAASCIHYGPDGDPAVVENGHKGEYTDG; from the coding sequence ATGAGCGACCAGCGCCAGGCCCCACCGAGTCCGTCACGTAACGCCCCGCTCCTGTCTGTTCGGGACCTCACCGTCGAGTTCGAGACGGACGCGGGCCGGCTTCGAGCCGTTGACGGCGTCTCCTTCGACATTGACCGGGGTGAGACGGTCTGCATTGTCGGCGAGAGCGGGAGCGGCAAGACGGTGACTGCAGAAACGCTGACCCGACTGATTCCGATGCCGCCCGGCCGAATCGTCGACGGGTCGGTTACGTTCGACGGCCGCGACCTGGTGACCCTCTCGAAGCAGGAATTGCGGGCGGTCCGCGGGAACCGCATCGCACACGTGTTCCAGAACCCACAGGACGCGCTGAACCACTGTTACACGGTCGGGTGGCAGGTGCGCGAAGCGATTCAGCTACACGAAGATGTCAGCAAAGCCGAGGCCAAAGAGCGCGCGGTGACGCTGCTTGATCAAGTAGATATCCCCGACGCGTCAAGTCATTACGATGCCTACCCCCACGAACTATCCGGTGGGATGAAACAGCGGGTCGCCGTCGCGATGGCACTCGCGGCGAATCCCGACCTCTTGATCGCCGACGAACCGACGACGGCGCTAGACGTGACCATCCAGGCCCAGTTGCTAGACCTGCTCAAGAGGCTTCAATCGGAATTGGGGATGTCGATACTGCTCATCACGCACGATTTGGGAGTCGTCGCTGAGGTGGCCGCCCGGGTCGTCGTGCTGTACGCGGGGGCTGTCATGGAACACGGGAGCGTTTACGACGTGTTCGAGTCGCCGGCCCACCCGTACACGCAAGCGCTGTTTGACTGTCTTCCTGGACGAGGCACTACATTGGACACGATTCCGGGAACGCTTCCCGATCTCCACGACGAATCGGCTGGCTGTCAGTTTTCCGACCGCTGTGCGTACGCCCGAGAGACATGCTTCACTGGCGACCAGCCGCCTCTTTACGACCTCGGTGGCGGCCAAGCGGCATCCTGTATCCACTACGGCCCGGACGGCGACCCGGCCGTAGTAGAAAACGGACACAAAGGTGAGTACACCGATGGGTGA
- a CDS encoding PGF-CTERM sorting domain-containing protein, whose product MAVTLVLTGPLSVTSTVGATPVAESQSVSVTENVDVWERSPLTLRTTSEGPTTIVAPRTFINVESAATGDLPLNKRTLTVHERNESINMSFEPRIGAGTRALAGDEAQLLAVKLDEAPTTEGANTSDISGSLGDIFANNSNLTSAELLDDADGVGAISDEGELNASYTPESGGVYALVLVTVDSGEEGLSVSDGNVSVNGNVTVVGVEQALVQDNASTVKSTQNPVNPGDNVTLDVATEMADENVTHAVMLVRQGELQRQSSTVTVSGKLNESFSQDQITVENSFDSVSGVATVGDNTGIAGLNLSENQSIPAIGVQGIFGTVVSEAEADADGDVIHASATVVSADSDGNVTVKTLDSWPNGAYQYVHVAVGTESGTVNSDTGTVALSPGGGPDNGGGPPDNASGPNNTAEDDEDEAE is encoded by the coding sequence ATGGCAGTCACGCTGGTACTCACTGGTCCGTTATCAGTGACGTCCACCGTCGGAGCAACCCCCGTTGCCGAGAGCCAGTCGGTCTCGGTGACCGAAAACGTCGACGTGTGGGAGCGGTCCCCGCTCACGCTTCGAACGACATCAGAAGGGCCGACTACGATAGTGGCACCTCGGACGTTCATCAACGTCGAATCAGCTGCGACTGGCGACTTACCGCTCAACAAGCGGACGCTGACAGTCCATGAGCGCAACGAGTCGATAAATATGTCCTTCGAGCCAAGGATCGGTGCCGGGACGAGGGCACTTGCCGGCGACGAAGCGCAACTACTGGCTGTCAAGTTAGATGAAGCACCGACCACCGAAGGCGCAAACACGAGCGACATTTCGGGCTCACTCGGAGACATCTTCGCAAACAATTCGAATCTCACGTCAGCGGAACTACTTGATGATGCAGATGGCGTTGGAGCGATAAGTGACGAGGGTGAACTAAACGCGTCCTACACTCCTGAATCGGGCGGTGTATACGCCCTCGTCTTGGTGACTGTCGATAGCGGCGAAGAGGGACTGTCGGTATCCGACGGAAACGTGTCGGTTAACGGGAACGTTACTGTTGTCGGTGTCGAGCAGGCGCTTGTGCAGGACAACGCTTCGACCGTCAAGTCGACGCAAAACCCGGTCAATCCCGGTGATAACGTCACGCTAGACGTTGCAACAGAGATGGCGGACGAAAACGTCACGCACGCAGTAATGCTGGTAAGACAGGGTGAACTCCAGCGGCAGTCAAGTACGGTGACGGTGTCCGGCAAGCTAAACGAGAGCTTCAGTCAGGACCAGATCACTGTCGAAAATTCCTTTGACAGCGTCAGCGGTGTTGCGACAGTCGGCGACAACACCGGTATCGCAGGTCTCAATCTCTCCGAAAACCAGTCGATACCTGCAATCGGGGTACAGGGTATATTCGGCACCGTGGTTTCCGAAGCTGAAGCGGATGCCGACGGCGACGTTATCCACGCCTCTGCAACGGTCGTCAGCGCTGACTCTGACGGCAACGTAACGGTCAAGACGCTGGATTCCTGGCCAAATGGCGCGTATCAGTACGTCCACGTCGCGGTCGGCACTGAGTCCGGAACGGTCAACTCGGATACCGGCACGGTGGCACTGAGTCCGGGCGGCGGCCCTGACAACGGCGGCGGTCCCCCAGATAACGCCAGCGGACCGAACAACACTGCGGAGGACGACGAAGACGAGGCAGAATAA
- a CDS encoding DUF309 domain-containing protein, with protein sequence MDDHTRDPTVEAPDGNPSGWRSDGQWEHETLRRAVVHGVRLYNSDEFHESHDCFEDEWYNYGRGNTESKFLHGMVQVAAGAYKHFDFEDDDGMRSLFRTSLQYFRGVPNDYYGVDLLDVRTTVTNALSDPSALHGWQIRLDGEYPTCRPEDIEFAESLEH encoded by the coding sequence ATGGACGACCACACGCGTGACCCGACCGTCGAGGCTCCCGACGGGAACCCATCGGGGTGGCGAAGCGACGGTCAGTGGGAACACGAGACGCTCAGACGGGCCGTGGTCCACGGCGTCCGCCTGTACAACTCTGACGAGTTCCACGAATCACACGACTGTTTTGAGGACGAATGGTACAACTACGGCCGCGGGAACACGGAGAGCAAGTTCCTCCACGGGATGGTGCAAGTCGCCGCCGGCGCGTACAAGCACTTCGACTTCGAGGACGACGACGGGATGCGGTCGCTGTTTCGCACATCACTGCAGTACTTCCGTGGCGTCCCCAACGATTACTACGGCGTCGACCTGCTAGATGTTCGGACGACGGTAACAAACGCACTATCGGACCCGTCGGCACTACACGGCTGGCAGATCCGTCTCGATGGCGAGTACCCGACGTGCCGCCCGGAGGATATCGAGTTCGCGGAGTCGCTCGAACACTGA
- a CDS encoding ABC transporter permease, which yields MSSDTPRRRFEDIDWDADRGVGLSRQTTGFLLSLLFLAALFLYDYFRPSPLFKPNPIFRNGWDITQLDWLFTLSLLLFGFYILVPLWTNRRMAAHYWREFRKNRAAVVSLGYLVVLFTIGLFGPLLVGKPSVELIQSYQPPVGVAVDSSVPLQCVGRVADGQCYGSWAFPLGTTGEGKDILALVVLGMRVSIRIGLITSFLIISIGATVGTVAAYLGGLVDEVLMRYVDIQQVFPSFLLYILLIYLFGGSLLMFILVFGLLSWGGTARLVRSAALQRSEDEYVEVARCAGADAKHVIRRHILPNVSGTVITNLTLLIPGLILFEAGLAFLSLGDPTIPSWGQTIAAGRSDLGSAWWVSTIPGVFLFLTILAFNFVGDALRDALDPRSEGNT from the coding sequence ATGAGCTCGGATACGCCCCGCCGACGGTTCGAAGACATTGACTGGGACGCCGACCGGGGGGTCGGACTCTCCCGGCAAACGACCGGGTTCCTCCTGTCGCTGCTCTTTCTCGCGGCCCTATTCCTCTACGATTACTTCCGTCCGTCACCACTGTTCAAGCCGAACCCCATATTCCGAAATGGCTGGGACATCACCCAGCTGGACTGGCTGTTCACGCTGTCGCTGCTGCTGTTTGGCTTCTATATTCTCGTCCCGCTGTGGACGAATCGGCGGATGGCTGCCCACTACTGGCGGGAGTTCCGGAAGAATCGCGCCGCTGTCGTCAGCCTCGGCTATCTGGTAGTCCTGTTCACGATCGGTCTGTTCGGCCCACTGCTCGTCGGGAAACCATCGGTCGAACTGATACAGAGCTACCAGCCACCGGTCGGCGTGGCCGTCGACAGCTCGGTTCCGTTGCAGTGTGTCGGTCGAGTCGCGGACGGGCAGTGCTACGGGAGCTGGGCGTTCCCTCTCGGAACGACCGGTGAGGGCAAGGACATCCTCGCACTGGTGGTCCTCGGCATGCGGGTCTCCATTCGCATCGGCCTGATCACGTCGTTTCTCATCATCAGCATCGGTGCGACCGTTGGGACCGTGGCTGCCTATCTCGGCGGTCTGGTTGATGAGGTGCTCATGCGATACGTAGATATCCAGCAAGTCTTCCCGTCGTTCCTGCTGTACATCCTTCTGATCTATCTCTTCGGTGGGAGCCTACTGATGTTCATTCTCGTGTTCGGGCTCCTCAGCTGGGGCGGCACCGCGCGACTGGTTCGGAGTGCGGCGCTCCAGCGCTCGGAAGATGAGTACGTCGAAGTGGCTCGCTGCGCCGGCGCGGACGCGAAACACGTCATCCGCCGACACATCCTCCCGAACGTCTCCGGGACGGTCATCACGAACCTGACGCTGTTGATTCCGGGACTCATCCTGTTTGAAGCCGGGCTAGCGTTTCTCTCGCTCGGTGACCCGACGATCCCCTCCTGGGGACAGACCATCGCGGCCGGGCGGTCTGACCTCGGGTCGGCGTGGTGGGTTTCGACCATCCCCGGCGTCTTTCTCTTTCTCACCATTCTGGCGTTCAATTTCGTGGGCGATGCGCTGCGGGACGCCCTCGACCCGCGCTCGGAGGGGAACACATGA
- a CDS encoding succinylglutamate desuccinylase/aspartoacylase family protein, whose amino-acid sequence MRIEQLGDGVPEVAVVGSIHGDEPCGRDGIEAVLADPPEVERPVKFIIANEAALDANKRYLDTDLNRSFPGDTDSESRETRLAATITSELRDCTVLSLHSTQSYDGMFALVDELTPEMEDLCSVLSVDAVVQTKGANEGRMIATVDSVLEVECGYQGSAEAAENAAQVIREFLAATGVTAESPPQRETSLPVFQLGEPIPKAAADQYEVFVRNFEPVPEGDPVAAADDETVVAEEPFHPVLLSAYGYEDVFGFTADRIGMLD is encoded by the coding sequence ATGCGAATCGAGCAACTGGGAGACGGGGTTCCAGAAGTGGCCGTCGTGGGGAGCATCCACGGCGACGAACCGTGCGGCCGGGACGGCATCGAAGCCGTCCTTGCCGACCCGCCAGAGGTCGAGCGCCCTGTCAAATTTATCATCGCGAACGAAGCCGCCCTTGACGCGAACAAGCGGTATCTCGATACGGACCTCAACCGCTCGTTCCCTGGTGACACCGACAGTGAGTCCCGCGAGACACGGTTAGCCGCGACCATCACGTCTGAGCTCCGTGATTGCACCGTGCTTTCGTTGCACTCCACGCAGTCCTACGATGGGATGTTCGCCCTTGTCGACGAGCTCACACCGGAGATGGAGGACCTCTGTAGTGTCCTTTCCGTGGACGCCGTTGTACAGACGAAAGGTGCAAACGAGGGGCGAATGATCGCAACAGTGGACTCCGTGCTCGAAGTCGAGTGCGGCTATCAGGGCTCCGCGGAAGCCGCCGAGAACGCAGCGCAGGTCATCCGAGAGTTCCTCGCCGCCACCGGCGTTACCGCCGAGTCACCGCCGCAACGGGAGACATCACTGCCAGTGTTCCAGCTCGGCGAGCCGATTCCGAAGGCAGCAGCCGACCAGTACGAAGTGTTCGTCCGGAACTTCGAGCCGGTCCCCGAGGGCGACCCTGTCGCAGCAGCCGACGACGAAACCGTTGTTGCGGAGGAGCCCTTCCACCCGGTGTTGCTCTCAGCCTACGGCTACGAGGACGTGTTCGGCTTTACCGCGGATCGGATCGGGATGCTTGATTGA
- a CDS encoding DUF1616 domain-containing protein, producing MAESQAWKLLLPRQLRHLPADLAGVVGVVVLTNLAALLPVVSDTPVRIIAGLVFVLFIPGYAFIAALFPEAGSGPSTDDETVSNPEADGIDGIERTALSFGLSIALVPLVGLVLNFTPWGIRLLPILVSLSGLTLVLTAVAAVRRWALPADERFRVPYRAWLSAGREEVFSPASRTDAALNVLLVLSILLATASVGYAVTVPKDGERFSEFYLLTEGEDGERVADGYPTEFQRGEGRSLIVGIGNQEHERTEYTVIVELQRVERVGNETQVREQSELQRFQPTLGHNKTWQRQHEVEPEMTGERLRLQYLLYRGSPPETVAQSTAYREVHLWVNVTG from the coding sequence ATGGCTGAATCCCAGGCGTGGAAACTACTCTTGCCGCGCCAGCTCCGCCACCTCCCGGCTGATCTAGCAGGCGTTGTCGGCGTTGTGGTCCTGACAAATCTGGCTGCCTTGCTGCCGGTCGTCTCCGACACGCCGGTCCGCATCATCGCCGGGCTCGTGTTTGTCCTTTTCATCCCCGGCTATGCGTTCATCGCAGCGCTGTTTCCAGAAGCTGGGAGTGGCCCCAGTACCGACGATGAAACCGTTTCGAACCCAGAAGCGGACGGGATCGACGGGATCGAACGGACCGCACTCTCGTTCGGGCTCAGCATCGCTCTCGTTCCTCTGGTTGGCCTGGTGTTGAACTTCACACCATGGGGCATCCGCCTGCTTCCGATTCTCGTCTCGCTTAGTGGACTGACGCTCGTGTTGACCGCTGTCGCGGCTGTCCGACGCTGGGCGCTGCCCGCCGATGAACGGTTCCGAGTTCCGTATCGCGCGTGGCTTAGTGCCGGGCGTGAAGAGGTATTCTCGCCGGCCTCGCGGACTGACGCCGCCCTGAACGTACTGCTAGTCCTGAGTATCCTGCTTGCAACCGCCAGTGTCGGATACGCCGTCACGGTGCCCAAAGACGGTGAGCGATTCAGCGAATTCTACCTGCTGACAGAGGGTGAAGATGGCGAGCGCGTTGCTGACGGCTATCCGACGGAGTTTCAGCGGGGCGAAGGTCGCTCGTTGATCGTCGGTATTGGGAATCAGGAACACGAGCGGACGGAGTACACCGTTATCGTCGAGTTACAACGCGTTGAGCGCGTTGGGAATGAGACGCAGGTCCGGGAGCAATCTGAACTACAGCGCTTCCAGCCGACGCTGGGACACAACAAGACCTGGCAGCGCCAGCACGAGGTGGAGCCCGAGATGACTGGGGAGAGACTTCGGCTCCAGTACCTGCTGTACCGTGGCTCACCGCCAGAGACTGTGGCCCAATCGACCGCGTACCGGGAAGTCCACCTCTGGGTGAACGTGACCGGCTGA
- a CDS encoding metal-dependent hydrolase encodes MYPAGHFLLAVVPLTAYTVARWHRLPSGPMVLLLLVATQLPDVIDKPLAWTFALLPSGRMLAHSLVISLPVLTVVVLLAARRSYGRYAVVFSAGYLSHIAGDFYPIVRLGTDYYFFPNLFWPVVAANPDRTPSFAAHSPDGLLSLAVPLIVFGLAVSYSFVTMYRRDERISVEIPPR; translated from the coding sequence GTGTACCCCGCAGGCCACTTCCTCCTCGCAGTCGTCCCGCTGACGGCGTATACGGTGGCTCGGTGGCATCGCCTCCCATCCGGGCCGATGGTACTGCTCCTGCTTGTCGCGACACAACTTCCGGACGTAATCGACAAGCCGCTCGCGTGGACGTTTGCTCTTCTTCCGAGTGGGCGTATGCTAGCCCACTCGCTGGTCATCTCGCTCCCCGTCCTCACCGTCGTTGTACTGCTGGCTGCCCGCCGTAGCTACGGGCGGTACGCAGTGGTGTTTTCTGCCGGCTATCTCTCACACATCGCCGGCGACTTCTATCCGATTGTGCGACTCGGGACGGATTACTACTTCTTCCCGAACCTGTTCTGGCCGGTGGTTGCGGCAAACCCCGATAGAACGCCGTCGTTTGCAGCGCATTCGCCCGACGGTCTGCTCTCGCTCGCCGTCCCCCTGATCGTCTTCGGACTGGCCGTCAGCTACAGTTTCGTGACGATGTACCGGAGAGACGAACGGATATCAGTGGAAATCCCACCGCGCTAA
- a CDS encoding PGF-CTERM sorting domain-containing protein, giving the protein MYKTPRGKHTVICAIAVLLVLAAPLSVTSAAATPVDDGQTTAVTENVDVWERSLLPLRTSSTGPTTIAAPETYINIESAQTGDVPLNRDEYTIHETGEAVDLTFESTTGAGTTGLAGDEAQLLAVRLSEGPESAGFSEGSVRTDLASIFTNDSNANSVELLDDADGVGSLDENGELETSYTPDSGGAYGFILVTVDDGQGLSVSDNNVSADGNVTVVGVEQTLVQESASTVEATADNVSTGDNVSLDIETELEDDSVTHAVLLFDEDELQGQTSTVRVTGDINEDFSEDQVTVENSFEGVNGVSSASDGATLTGGDSTAAGTMPSAGLIGLFGFVLSEASPDSTGDNMMHASATTVSDTSDTTIDVETLDSWSNGTYTYVHVAVGEDSNEISSSTGTVTLSQSDDDNDDSDNNTGGGDDGSDSNDGNDDNDDNNNNNGSDDNDDNNNNNGSDDNDDNNNNNGSDDNDDNNNDGSDDNDDNNNDGSDDSDNNNSGDDDSDNESTEEDTADETTTDTDTDDGTETGGGAEPTEAATTAGGGAQQPDDTDTAGTEGTVETTSSSGPGFTVLVAVLALLGAGFLARRD; this is encoded by the coding sequence ATGTATAAAACACCAAGAGGGAAACACACTGTAATTTGTGCGATTGCAGTGCTGCTGGTGTTAGCCGCTCCCTTGTCGGTAACGTCGGCAGCGGCAACGCCAGTGGATGACGGACAAACGACGGCAGTGACGGAAAACGTGGATGTCTGGGAGCGGTCACTGCTCCCACTTCGGACGTCTTCTACCGGCCCAACGACGATAGCAGCGCCAGAGACGTACATCAACATCGAGTCTGCACAGACCGGTGACGTTCCCCTCAACAGGGATGAGTACACGATTCACGAGACAGGCGAAGCAGTTGATCTTACGTTTGAATCAACTACCGGGGCTGGAACCACGGGACTCGCCGGCGACGAGGCGCAACTGCTTGCTGTCAGACTCTCTGAAGGCCCAGAGTCGGCTGGATTTAGCGAAGGGAGCGTCAGAACCGATCTAGCTAGTATCTTTACGAACGATTCCAACGCTAACTCGGTCGAACTGTTAGACGACGCGGACGGGGTCGGTTCGCTAGATGAAAATGGTGAGCTCGAAACCTCGTACACACCTGACTCGGGTGGTGCCTACGGCTTCATTCTGGTCACCGTCGATGACGGACAAGGACTGTCCGTTTCGGACAACAACGTTTCGGCCGATGGAAACGTGACCGTTGTCGGCGTTGAACAGACGCTGGTTCAGGAAAGCGCGTCTACGGTCGAGGCGACCGCCGACAATGTCTCCACCGGGGATAACGTCTCGCTCGATATCGAGACCGAACTGGAAGACGACTCTGTCACGCACGCCGTGTTGTTGTTCGATGAGGACGAACTGCAGGGCCAGACGAGCACCGTTCGGGTGACTGGTGACATCAATGAGGATTTCTCCGAAGATCAAGTCACGGTCGAGAACTCCTTTGAGGGCGTCAACGGCGTTTCGTCGGCCAGTGATGGCGCTACCCTCACCGGTGGGGACTCGACAGCCGCGGGGACGATGCCGTCTGCGGGGCTGATCGGCCTGTTCGGATTCGTTCTCTCCGAAGCATCGCCGGATTCGACTGGTGATAATATGATGCACGCCTCGGCGACAACGGTATCCGATACCTCCGATACCACCATCGATGTCGAAACGCTCGACTCCTGGTCGAACGGGACGTACACGTACGTGCACGTCGCTGTTGGCGAAGACTCAAACGAGATCAGTTCCTCCACAGGAACGGTCACACTGTCACAGTCGGACGACGATAACGACGACAGTGATAACAACACTGGTGGCGGCGATGATGGCAGTGACAGCAACGACGGAAATGACGACAACGACGACAACAACAATAACAACGGAAGCGACGACAACGACGACAACAACAATAACAACGGAAGCGACGACAACGACGACAACAACAATAACAACGGAAGCGACGACAACGACGACAACAATAACGACGGAAGCGACGACAACGACGACAACAATAACGACGGAAGCGACGACAGCGACAACAACAATAGCGGTGATGACGACTCCGATAACGAGAGTACCGAAGAAGACACAGCGGACGAAACTACGACTGACACCGACACCGACGACGGCACCGAGACTGGAGGCGGAGCGGAACCAACGGAAGCAGCTACGACCGCAGGTGGTGGGGCACAGCAACCCGACGATACGGACACAGCCGGAACGGAGGGCACGGTCGAAACCACGAGTTCGAGTGGTCCCGGGTTCACCGTCCTCGTCGCGGTGCTAGCACTGCTAGGCGCTGGATTCCTGGCACGACGCGACTAA
- a CDS encoding ABC transporter ATP-binding protein — protein MGEPPLLAVEDLCKHFPITEGILKQEVGRVKAVDGIDLMVDHGETVGIVGESGCGKSTAARALLQLVEPTSGSIRFDGREVTAFDNDELKAFRRNAQMIFQDPSASFDPRMSIGDSVAEPLVIHGVTDRELRREVVSDLLERVGLSAGDIDRYPHEFSGGQKQRIALARALVLNPDLLIADEPTSALDVSVQSDILALLRDLQSEFDLSVIVISHDMSVIREICDRIAVMYLGEIVETAPTERLFEAPCHPYTEVLVSSIPTLDPRARGDRIILSGDVPSAANPPSGCRFHTRCPKVIPPEAYDFEQSAWRAVLDFRHRLNEEGIDHETVREFVAAETGVAVEEVTDSQTRRAIRDEFDMPQTLADSQADRIVEDSLNLVLDGEVNRAQELLVEAFPTACIREKPRTVAIADGHRAACHLVETDGQQQSK, from the coding sequence ATGGGTGAGCCGCCGCTGCTGGCGGTCGAGGACCTCTGCAAGCACTTCCCGATCACCGAGGGCATCCTCAAGCAGGAGGTCGGTCGGGTCAAAGCCGTCGATGGCATCGACCTGATGGTCGACCACGGGGAGACGGTCGGTATCGTCGGCGAATCCGGCTGTGGGAAATCGACAGCCGCCAGAGCGCTGTTGCAGTTGGTCGAGCCGACTTCAGGGTCGATCCGGTTCGACGGCCGGGAGGTGACAGCGTTCGACAACGACGAGCTCAAAGCCTTCCGGCGGAACGCGCAGATGATCTTCCAAGACCCCAGCGCCAGTTTCGACCCGCGGATGTCTATCGGGGACTCGGTCGCGGAACCACTGGTCATCCACGGCGTGACGGACCGGGAGCTACGGCGCGAAGTGGTGTCGGACCTGCTGGAACGGGTGGGCCTCTCCGCGGGTGACATCGACAGGTACCCCCACGAGTTCTCCGGGGGCCAGAAACAGCGAATCGCCCTGGCTCGGGCACTCGTGTTGAACCCAGACCTGCTAATCGCTGACGAACCGACGAGTGCGCTGGATGTCTCCGTCCAGTCAGACATCCTCGCGCTGCTTCGGGACCTGCAGTCGGAGTTCGACCTCAGTGTCATCGTCATCAGCCACGACATGAGTGTGATCCGGGAAATCTGCGACCGTATCGCGGTGATGTACCTCGGCGAGATCGTCGAGACGGCGCCGACCGAGCGGTTGTTCGAAGCACCCTGCCACCCCTACACCGAAGTGCTCGTCTCGTCGATACCGACACTCGACCCACGAGCGCGTGGCGACCGTATCATCCTCTCCGGTGATGTCCCGTCGGCGGCGAATCCACCAAGTGGTTGCCGCTTCCACACGCGGTGTCCGAAAGTCATCCCGCCCGAAGCGTACGATTTCGAACAGTCCGCTTGGCGGGCAGTGCTCGATTTCAGACACCGACTCAACGAGGAGGGAATCGACCACGAAACCGTCCGGGAGTTCGTCGCCGCCGAGACTGGTGTCGCAGTCGAGGAAGTCACAGACAGCCAGACCCGACGGGCGATACGCGATGAGTTCGATATGCCCCAGACGCTCGCCGATAGCCAGGCTGATCGGATTGTCGAAGACTCACTCAATCTCGTGCTTGATGGCGAGGTCAACCGCGCACAAGAACTCCTCGTTGAGGCGTTTCCGACAGCGTGTATTCGTGAAAAACCGCGAACAGTAGCTATCGCGGATGGACACCGCGCTGCCTGTCATTTAGTCGAGACTGATGGCCAGCAGCAGTCTAAGTAA
- a CDS encoding ABC transporter permease, with protein sequence MRWYVVRRLLWAVVATFIILSITWALLLVTQEQTLASIQFQAAVSGGDAEAAREAYEQRRGLDRPLWRQYVDYMTNMATFNWGYSTSRGQPVTAAIIDALPYTVMYSVPWSVLTVVFGLSVGLYSATHQYSKFDYAATFVAFFGYAIPNFWFGIILLVIFGVHLDLVPIVFDPDVPVFSLANARQLVLPVFVLTTGSIASLARYSRAEALEYVQATFTKTARAKGASERWILLRHVFRPAAVPLSTILVADLLGLFIASSYLVEVVFGIPGLGQLSFRAIQNQDTPLVLATTLIGVFIAIVGNLLQDIAYTVLDPRIDYGDR encoded by the coding sequence ATGAGGTGGTACGTCGTCCGCCGGTTGCTCTGGGCGGTCGTTGCGACGTTTATTATCCTCTCGATCACCTGGGCGCTGCTGCTGGTGACTCAGGAACAGACGCTCGCCTCAATCCAGTTCCAGGCGGCCGTCTCGGGCGGTGACGCGGAGGCTGCACGGGAAGCCTACGAACAGCGGCGTGGGTTAGACCGCCCGCTGTGGCGACAGTACGTCGATTACATGACGAACATGGCGACGTTCAACTGGGGGTACAGCACGTCCCGGGGCCAGCCAGTGACTGCAGCCATCATAGACGCACTACCGTACACGGTCATGTACTCGGTTCCATGGAGTGTGCTGACCGTCGTGTTCGGGCTGTCAGTCGGGCTGTACTCGGCGACCCACCAGTACTCGAAGTTCGACTACGCGGCGACGTTCGTCGCGTTTTTCGGCTATGCCATCCCGAACTTCTGGTTCGGGATCATCCTGCTGGTCATCTTCGGTGTCCATCTCGACCTCGTCCCCATCGTGTTCGACCCAGATGTCCCCGTGTTCAGTCTGGCCAACGCCAGACAGCTCGTTTTGCCTGTGTTCGTCCTCACAACGGGCTCGATTGCCAGTCTCGCGCGCTACTCCCGCGCGGAGGCGCTGGAGTACGTTCAAGCGACGTTCACGAAGACGGCGAGGGCCAAAGGCGCCTCGGAGCGATGGATACTGCTCAGACACGTCTTCCGGCCGGCCGCTGTCCCGCTGTCGACGATTCTCGTAGCCGACCTGCTAGGGTTGTTCATCGCCAGTTCGTATCTCGTCGAAGTGGTGTTTGGCATCCCCGGGCTTGGACAATTGAGCTTCCGTGCGATACAGAACCAGGACACGCCGCTCGTGCTTGCAACGACGTTAATCGGCGTGTTCATCGCCATCGTCGGCAACCTGCTCCAGGACATCGCGTATACCGTTCTCGACCCCCGAATCGATTACGGTGATCGCTGA